A single window of Pseudomonadota bacterium DNA harbors:
- the mtnA gene encoding S-methyl-5-thioribose-1-phosphate isomerase: MTDHIYWKDGSLYLLDQRALPFKKTYLQCKGLKDIVYAIKSMVVRGAPLIGIVAAYGVALGIQEILASKDRIKDDDIDKICEKLAKTRPTAVNLFWALERMKNAFRQYSNKADMLDLMTDEAIAIHVEDIENNRMLSLYGSELIDDGDTILTHCNAGALATGGYGTALGVIRAAHASGKKIKVIATETRPYLQGARLTAWELYEEGIDVELVPDNHVGFLCYNKGINKIIVGADRIALNGDTANKIGTYMIALCASHYKIPFFVAAPVSTFDRNIDNGAYIPIEERDSKEVKYIHGKPLTLEAIKARYYSFDITPERYISNFITEKGIIEKPFKKYIKMLFS; this comes from the coding sequence ATGACTGACCACATTTACTGGAAAGATGGTTCTCTTTATTTGCTTGACCAGAGAGCGCTGCCGTTCAAGAAGACGTATCTGCAATGTAAAGGCTTAAAAGATATCGTCTATGCTATTAAAAGTATGGTTGTCAGGGGGGCGCCGCTTATCGGTATTGTGGCGGCCTATGGTGTTGCGCTGGGAATCCAGGAGATTTTAGCGTCAAAAGACCGGATTAAGGATGACGACATTGATAAGATATGTGAAAAATTAGCGAAAACACGGCCCACGGCAGTAAACCTCTTCTGGGCCCTGGAACGAATGAAAAACGCCTTCAGGCAATACAGTAACAAGGCTGACATGCTCGACCTTATGACAGATGAGGCAATCGCAATCCACGTTGAGGATATCGAAAATAACAGGATGCTCTCTCTGTATGGTTCTGAATTGATTGATGATGGTGATACGATACTGACACATTGCAATGCGGGCGCACTCGCAACAGGCGGGTATGGGACAGCCCTCGGTGTAATCAGGGCAGCACATGCGAGCGGCAAAAAGATAAAGGTCATCGCCACGGAAACAAGGCCATATCTGCAGGGCGCAAGACTTACCGCATGGGAACTATATGAAGAGGGGATTGATGTTGAGCTTGTCCCTGATAACCATGTGGGATTCCTCTGTTATAATAAAGGTATAAACAAGATAATTGTAGGGGCTGACAGGATTGCCCTTAACGGAGATACGGCAAATAAAATCGGCACCTATATGATCGCACTCTGTGCCTCTCATTACAAAATCCCTTTTTTTGTGGCAGCGCCTGTTTCGACATTTGACAGGAATATCGATAATGGGGCATATATCCCTATAGAAGAAAGGGACAGTAAGGAAGTAAAATATATTCACGGCAAGCCCCTGACACTCGAAGCCATAAAGGCACGATATTACTCCTTCGATATTACTCCGGAACGGTATATTTCCAATTTCATAACCGAAAAAGGAATAATCGAAAAGCCGTTTAAGAAATATATTAAAATGCTCTTCTCTTAA